The genomic interval CTTGACATGTTATTTTTTTATAACATATCCTGAGAGCCTGCAACGGGGAAAGTCCGATGAAGCCGGAATTCAGGGTCTCCGCCCGGATCGCCAAGCCGGTTCGCGAGGTGTTCGATGCCGTGGTCAGCCCCGACAAGCTCAGTGCCTATTTCACCACCGTGGGCGGCGCGAACGGGCCGCTGGTCGCCGGGTCGACGGTGGTCTGGTGGGGCGAGGTACCCGTCGACGTCGACGAGGTGACGGCCGACAGCCATATCGTGCTGCGCTGGGACGGGCCGAAGTCCGCGGACGGCGCGGTGCTCTACAAGACCCGCATCGAGATGAGGTTCGAAGCGCTGGAGGATGGCGCGACGCTCGTCACGATTGCAGAGACGGGGTGGCACGCGGACGCGCAGGGACAGCGCGCCTCATACCTCAACTGCGAGGGCTGGTCGCAGATGCTGTGCTGCCTGAAGGCCTTCCTCGAGCACGGGATCAATCTGCGCGAGGGCTACTATCAAAGCGAGCTGAAGGGCGAGCCGGCGCGCGAACCCCGATGAATCCCGAAGAAAAGTGCATTCGAGCCTGAACGCTTGTTTGCTCCAGCTCTTTGTTTCAACGCGTCCTTGCGATTCTTGCCGATCCCGTCGAATCGCCGGACGCTCCAGGCAGGAGAAAGCCATGACGGCGACTATCTATGGTGGCATCGACATCGCGATGAAGGTGCCACCCCATCAATACCAGGCCACGGTCGCCTTTTATCGGGACGTCGTCGGTCTCAAGCCGATCACCGAAAAGGCTCCTGCCATCGGCTTTGAATTCGGGCCGAACAAGCTGTGGCTCGACGAGGCGCCGGCGTTGAGCCAGGCGGAAATCTGGCTCGAGTTCTTCACGGACCGCTTCGAGGAGGCGGC from Labrys wisconsinensis carries:
- a CDS encoding VOC family protein is translated as MTATIYGGIDIAMKVPPHQYQATVAFYRDVVGLKPITEKAPAIGFEFGPNKLWLDEAPALSQAEIWLEFFTDRFEEAADRLSRAGVVRCDAIEPLPEGFRGGWITSPANIVHMVREPDAW
- a CDS encoding SRPBCC domain-containing protein produces the protein MKPEFRVSARIAKPVREVFDAVVSPDKLSAYFTTVGGANGPLVAGSTVVWWGEVPVDVDEVTADSHIVLRWDGPKSADGAVLYKTRIEMRFEALEDGATLVTIAETGWHADAQGQRASYLNCEGWSQMLCCLKAFLEHGINLREGYYQSELKGEPAREPR